A window of Oryza glaberrima chromosome 2, OglaRS2, whole genome shotgun sequence genomic DNA:
ATGACTTGATCGGCAATCCAATTGGACATTATGACCCCAGCGTGACAGTAATCGGTAGATGCGACCTGCTGGCGTGTCGTAATCCCGGAGTTAATACCGTGACACAATATTACCACCACTGTCTCCAAATTCTACCCGGAGTCATCCCTGCAACGACTATGTGGTGTAGTAGTAGTTCACGTAGTACGTTTACCATTTCTAATCTCCACGTAGATACTGCTAAACTGACAAAGCGAGCCGCGTTTTGCCCATGCTTAGGCCTGGACGCTTGGTGGATCGTCAAATGCACGCAGTGGTAGTGTGGACCGGTTCATCACAGAGAGAGCAGTGTACGTAAGCTGCTAAGCCAGCTAGCGAGCAGTGACATCTCCATCAACACAAACTCCCCGGAGAGCGAAAGGCACGGGCCGGCTGCGCTGAGCACCTAGCCAAATTTAACAAACCAACTGGTATGGTACGTGCTAGCTGACTAGCCCCCATTAATCATCAGATGACATTCAGTAGCTCTACCTTTGACCATTCCAACACTCAGATTTAGTAGTAGCAGTGAAAATTATTAGACATGCATACGATTCAATGGCGATGTTGCAACAATGATCGATccaattcagatttttttttttcacgcgtGCAGTAGATACACAAATGTTAGCTTTCTTGGACAGTTACACGTACCTTTGCAGCAGCAGAAGTGCAGCTAGAGAAgacaaggaaaagaagaaaaaaacttaCAGGGAGAACAGTAGAGTAGATGAATGTAGTAGTAAAAGACATACTAGTGGTAGCTAGTGGTCGTCCTTAAGAAGCGTTTTAACCACAGCTTAATCAAAGACTTAATCAAGGTGATCGTGATGAGTAACTACACCGAGCTAGGGTAGGTAGACAGTCGGGTCCGGGACGTCCGTCCAGCAGCTCCCGGCGTTCCAgtacgccgccggcggcacgtCGCCGAGCTCGAAGATCCCCGCGTCCAGCGACGTGAACGGCGTCAtgtcggcgacggtggcggcagtgggCGCCGTCGTCTGTCCGGCGAGTAGAACGGAGGCAATCCCGTCCTCGGTCTTCGCCTGCCCTGCGAAGCTGAACaccgggagaggcggcggcggaggaggggcgaACAGTGACGCGAGCGCTGCCGCTTGGTCGGCGAAAATCGGCGCCGGAGGTGGCACGTCTGTCGGGAAGgggttcgtcgtcgtcgtcgtcgtcgtcgtcgcgtggTTTATGACGGCGATGGTGTTCGACGACGGCGTGGCCGGTGTCGTCGgggtcgtcgccgcggcggccgtggggCTCGTGTTGCCGCTACCGCCGCTACTGGATCGTGGGGACGACGCCGAGGCGCGCCGCTGGTTCTTGGCGTTGTCAGttgccgccgtcggcgtcgacggggcCGAGGACGCAGCGGACGAGCTGCCGCTACGCTTGGTCttgcggcagccgccgccgacggggacgTTGCGGAGGACGCCGCCCTTGGTCCAGTACCGGCGGCAGCTCTTGCAGAAGTGGCGCGGCTGCGAGAGGTTGTAGTTGTTGTAGTAGCAGAACTTGGTGTTGGTCGACTCGCACCGCGGGCACTTCACCGCCTCCGGCGACGGTATCCCGCCGCACCGCGACGCCGGGCCCTGCTGCGCCTGCGCGCGCCGGAtgtcagccgccgccgcgccgccgaacAGCCGCCCGGCGAGCCCCGGGATGGACTGGAACTCCTGCATGAGGCAacgaccgatcgatcgaagcagcagcagctagctagccagctaaGCTCGCTCGTTCGGTTCTAGAACAATCTAGAATCAAACACCGCCTCCACGCGCTCACTGGATCATCCCGCTATCTTGGTGGGTGCACGCTGCCTTGTCGACGAGCTGAGCGCGCGCGGCGAGATCGAGCTAGCTCCACCCGCTCAGCTCCTCCTCTGCATCACACAACACGAGCGGGTAAATATCTACAACTCCGGCCGGCAGCAAAATTACGAGGCTGTCCCTGACAATGACCTGACCAAAATGCCCTCACACGCCGGTACAGTTCATTACCCTGTACTGTACGAGTTAAATGTACCGGCATATGAACGGTACGGTGGCCGTGTAGAGAGCTATGCGCTCAGATCATTCTGCTCAGCAACAGTGTCACCTGTCCCCTTGACGTCTTAACCTGCGTGTTATGTAAATCTGCTTCTCAGTAGCcattggttcagctaaaagTTTTAATTTAATCGTGACCTGTGCAGTGCATCTGCATAATGTCGAGAGAGATCATCTTGTTAGTTGTTGGACTTCCCAGGATAACGCCATGAGGGTTCGCATCTATTGGTTCGATCAGTGTGTTGGCCGGAAGAGGCAACGCAAGTGGGGCGGGCCGTGGTTGAACCTGCACCTCTCGTTTCCGTCGACGCTTTTGGCTTTCTTTCGAGATGGTCACGTAGAACCAACCACTTTGGTTTTCCATTTTGGAATGCTCGCTGCCTGTCACGCTATCGTGCAAACATTCTTAACTAACGTATCTGATCTGCACAGAAAATTATTGCACAACCTTCCCGTCACGGTTGCATATATACAGTGCTCCTCCAATTCTGTAATTTGTTCTCAAAATTACGGTAATTTTTGTTGAAGACATTGATGTGTGAAGGCAGCAGCTAGCTACTGGCCTACTGAAGTAATCTGCATGCGTCTGTCATCGCCGTCCATATAGCACATGGCGGGTGGCTGGAGAATCGAATTTGGCAGGGTAGGAAGAAGCGTCAGGTTAGTGGGAAGAAGAGAAACCGCCAAGGCATGGGCTGTGGAGAGATGGAGTGCACAGGGCGGCGTGCGGCAGCTAGCAGGGCCGGCGTGTCCGTCCATGACCCCATTATTAATTGGGGCGAACGATATAGTCGCCCCGGCGCCCGATCGTGTCGCGGTCATGGGACGTCACGCGGAGTCAAGGACCACGGCTCACATCAACGACGACCCGCGCGTCGACCTGCCCCCTCCCCGCCCGTGCAACGCTCGCCCTCCgtctccatcgatcgatcgcgcgcgcgcgcgacgacgCCTGCGTCGATCGACCACTCTAGCTTGCTACACACGCGTAAGCGCGCGACGACGGCAGTTGATCGAGCTTATCTAGTTCTCGATCGCTAGCCGGAGCGTGGTGGCCGGTAAGTAATGGCAACATCGGTCGGGTGGGTTGTTCGCGTCGGGCACGTCGCGCTCGGTGCGACAGTGCGGCCGGCGCCACTGCGCCAGCGAGGTCGCTGGAACTTGGAAGGTATCGAGACGTACTGTACCTGTTGGCACGTACAGTAGTACGTATGGCCGCGATCGATGACGTTGGAAACATCTTGCCTGGAATAGTAATTGCGGCCACATCAGAAAATGCAGGACACGTCGGCGAATTGAACGTGCGTTACACCTTTTTTCTCCTCAGTCCGGCTCGCTCTGACGGACGGGTTAACGTCGTCGCTAATTACAGCAGTAGTGCAAGCCGGGGCCGCGGGGCGCGGGGGCGGTGGGTTCCACTGCAGAACTGCACCCGGCCCCGTCCGTCTAGCGATTTGGGCAGGCTTAAGCTAGGCTGCGTGTTTTGCTGTCCACCCTGCACCCGCACACGTCCGCGCTGTCGCGTCGCGTCGCTCCTTGAAAGCGCGGGTCGTTTTCTCCCGCCTACCTTGCTGCGTCGTCCTACCCCGGGCCGGCCAGGGCCGTGCCCGCGCGCACGACGTCCGCTTGCGTGCGTGTTTCCGGGGTAAGATTGCGAGCATGACATTGTCCACAGCGTAATAGTACGACGACGTCGGCTTGCCCGGCCGGGCCGGGAGGGGCCCCCGTGCCGCGGCCGGGTACGCGGCCACGCCTGATCTCAGTGTACGTACCTGCATGCGTCAGGCGCACGGCCGTCCCCGGCGCGCCTGCCGCGCAGCGTGCGCACACGCACGCACGGACGTGCGCGAGCCACGACGCTGCCTGCGGCCCACTGTTTGTTCGCCATCCGGGGCTCGGTGCAGCAGCGTCCCCCGGTCCAACGTCGGTGCGCACTGTGCGGCTATGCATTCACCTGCAAAAACGTACGTATTTGGCCCACACTTGATGCAAGATGCGTCCATGGAGGCGGTAGGCATGGACGACCCGGCTGCAGGGCTGCTCGTATACGTGTGTGGATAACGTACTTACTACGTGCTGCTAGCCAGCTGCCATGGCAGGCCATCCTCGATCCCATGCAATGGCAATGGATGCATCGATCCTGTGGAAATTGGAAAATGACTACCCCAGGCCAGGCCTAGCTTGTCATTTTGTTGTCAGCGTGGAAACTTCAATTCCACTGTTCTAACATGCATGCAGACGACGACGTACGTACGCGCGTACTCGTACTTGCTGTCGACCAACCCGCGGATTGAAAACGCTTGGGAATACGAtgctattccctccgtcctaatATGTAGCAATCTAATCCATCATAGATTCATACTCATGAAACTATATTTACATTTATAGTTCCAGAATGTGTCATTTTAAGTTGCTATAtattaggacgaagggagtactcaGTAGCATCGAACTTACATGTAGAGTacttgtagcgcccgttccgtcttggcgcctagcgggaaaactagctcttaaaaatcctatttgcgaaatccgtttctttgcttgttgtctagtgcccgtgccat
This region includes:
- the LOC127763876 gene encoding dof zinc finger protein 4: MQEFQSIPGLAGRLFGGAAAADIRRAQAQQGPASRCGGIPSPEAVKCPRCESTNTKFCYYNNYNLSQPRHFCKSCRRYWTKGGVLRNVPVGGGCRKTKRSGSSSAASSAPSTPTAATDNAKNQRRASASSPRSSSGGSGNTSPTAAAATTPTTPATPSSNTIAVINHATTTTTTTTNPFPTDVPPPAPIFADQAAALASLFAPPPPPPLPVFSFAGQAKTEDGIASVLLAGQTTAPTAATVADMTPFTSLDAGIFELGDVPPAAYWNAGSCWTDVPDPTVYLP